The following proteins come from a genomic window of Lolium rigidum isolate FL_2022 chromosome 5, APGP_CSIRO_Lrig_0.1, whole genome shotgun sequence:
- the LOC124656986 gene encoding uncharacterized protein LOC124656986, protein MADQDAAEPGPPAWPPWTSLLLRAMSKRRTWAALFLAVYAGLLSSSWSLLGSVRAWYYTAAAAAPAGVWPAALYASVMYGAVFGLLSMGAALAVAAPAMLVTWITVLVLLAFAGKPRRSLVAEGRRATADIARLALRVLLCEGNAVAAVCAAASFAALLFGRRDDGGGARG, encoded by the coding sequence ATGGCGGATCAGGACGCGGCCGAGCCGGGCCCGCCGGCGTGGCCCCCCTGGACGTCCCTCCTGCTCCGGGCCATGAGCAAGCGCCGGACCTGGGCGGCGCTCTTCCTGGCCGTCTACGCCGGGCTGCTCTCCTCCTCCTGGAGCCTGCTGGGGTCCGTGCGCGCCTGGTACTacacggccgccgccgcggccccggCCGGGGTGTGGCCGGCCGCGCTGTACGCGTCCGTGATGTACGGCGCCGTGTTCGGGCTGCTGTCCATGGGCGCCGCGCTGGCCGTCGCGGCGCCCGCCATGCTCGTCACCTGGATCACCGTGCTCGTGCTGCTCGCCTTCGCCGGGAAACCCAGGCGGTCGCTGGTCGCCGAGGGCCGCCGCGCCACCGCCGACATCGCGCGCCTCGCGCTCCGCGTGCTGCTCTGCGAGGgcaacgccgtcgccgccgtctgcGCCGCCGCCAGCTTCGCCGCGCTCCTCTTCggccgccgcgacgacggcggcggcgcccgcgGCTGA
- the LOC124657849 gene encoding DPH4 homolog has translation MLQDSYISNQKTLYEVLSVSEDATYDEIRVAYKSAALSTHPDKAQTILKSFESSSEQHGFFGVQEAWEILRHPKSRGEYDKQLQSSRQSIEIIASDIEIDDMTVENSADGVELLYACRCGDYFSITSCELGEMGILVGEDGEIELQAPDSVSTSVVLGCGSCSLKARLVINKT, from the coding sequence ATGCTTCAAGACAGCTACATTTCCAACCAGAAGACCTTATATGAAGTTCTATCTGTGAGTGAAGATGCTACATATGACGAAATCCGTGTGGCATACAAGTCTGCTGCTTTAAGTACACATCCTGACAAGGCACAGACAATTCTGAAGTCATTTGAATCTTCCAGTGAGCAGCATGGGTTTTTCGGAGTGCAGGAAGCATGGGAAATCCTACGACATCCTAAATCTCGAGGAGAGTATGATAAACAGCTGCAATCATCCAGACAGAGTATTGAAATTATTGCATCTGATATCGAGATTGATGATATGACTGTTGAAAATTCCGCGGATGGTGTGGAGCTATTGTACGCTTGTAGGTGTGGTGATTATTTTTCGATCACTTCTTGTGAACTTGGTGAGATGGGAATTTTGGTGGGTGAAGATGGTGAGATAGAACTGCAGGCACCTGATTCTGTGTCGACGTCTGTTGTTTTGGGCTGTGGCTCGTGTTCTCTTAAAGCACGGTTGGTTATAAACAAAACTTGA